Proteins co-encoded in one Microcebus murinus isolate Inina chromosome 5, M.murinus_Inina_mat1.0, whole genome shotgun sequence genomic window:
- the MPC1 gene encoding mitochondrial pyruvate carrier 1 produces MAGALVRRAADYVRSKDFRDYLMSTHFWGPVANWGLPIAAINDMKKSPEIISGRMTFALCCYSLTFMRFAYKVQPRNWLLFVCHATNEVAQLIQGGRLIRYEMANKASA; encoded by the exons ATGGCTGGCGCGCTGGTGCGGAGAGCGGCGGACTACGTCCGCAGCAAGGATTTCCGGGACTACCTCATGAG CACT CACTTCTGGGGCCCAGTAGCCAACTGGGGTCTTCCCATTGCTGCCATCAATGACATGAAAAAGTCTCCAGAGATTATCAGTGGGCGGATGACATTTG CCCTCTGTTGCTATTCCCTGACATTTATGAGATTTGCCTACAAGGTACAGCCTCGAAACTGGCTGCTGTTTGTATGCCATGCAACCAATGAAGTAGCCCAGCTCATCCAGGGAGGACGGCTTATCAGATACGA gATGGCTAATAAGGCATCTGCGTAA